In a genomic window of Fibrobacter sp. UWH4:
- a CDS encoding type II secretion system protein, with product MIRVSSFNRASENNRRKKGFSLIEIMVVIVIMGVLATVGVPKLFNVIEKTKEKTDLMKLYYLRDALNKALIENETALTNTVTAKKMNDEQFQKLIDKMYEGFKYERGATLFVIEVHNGLSVNVQNSHNSANNTYNVSEILGTSGTWCDALREAGFEGVADIVADRIKGTYKKETDTYTSFSWKDSNNNNAEWQRTAPKKPMFTSLALNKGKKNENTRYTMSARWTDVNHPGISLEIYILPNGKKWNQAFFTDNGTCFSTYGDKGCNGR from the coding sequence ATGATTCGCGTATCAAGCTTCAATAGGGCGTCGGAAAATAACCGGCGCAAAAAGGGCTTTTCCCTTATTGAAATCATGGTCGTTATCGTGATCATGGGTGTCCTAGCAACGGTCGGCGTTCCAAAGCTGTTCAATGTCATCGAAAAGACTAAAGAAAAAACGGACCTCATGAAGCTTTATTACCTGAGGGATGCGCTCAACAAGGCTTTGATCGAAAACGAAACCGCCTTGACCAATACGGTTACCGCGAAAAAAATGAACGACGAACAATTCCAGAAACTGATCGACAAGATGTACGAGGGTTTCAAGTACGAAAGAGGAGCCACCCTCTTTGTCATCGAAGTGCACAACGGCCTTTCTGTCAATGTCCAGAATAGTCACAACAGTGCCAACAACACTTATAATGTAAGCGAAATCCTCGGAACAAGCGGAACCTGGTGCGACGCCCTCAGAGAAGCAGGATTCGAAGGGGTCGCCGACATTGTCGCCGACCGAATCAAAGGGACATACAAGAAAGAAACCGATACCTACACCTCGTTCTCGTGGAAAGACTCCAACAACAATAATGCCGAATGGCAAAGAACCGCTCCGAAAAAGCCCATGTTTACAAGTCTAGCCCTAAACAAGGGTAAAAAAAACGAAAACACCCGCTATACAATGAGTGCCCGCTGGACAGACGTCAATCACCCGGGAATTTCTTTAGAGATATACATCCTGCCTAACGGCAAAAAATGGAACCAGGCATTCTTCACCGATAACGGGACTTGTTTCTCCACTTATGGAGACAAAGGTTGCAACGGCCGTTAA
- a CDS encoding thioesterase family protein: protein MAIAMEETVNPMEYTQVFKVEPEMIDDNHHFNNVWSVKWIQDIAIAHSDSVGGTTLMHELGAAWMIHIQHVEYKNQAFLGEEIRGTTWVAAYGKVATSRRCRFERISDGKVIFESDTQWVLVDVKRGRPMAIPDEMKRLYVGH from the coding sequence ATGGCTATTGCGATGGAAGAAACGGTGAATCCGATGGAATATACGCAGGTGTTCAAGGTGGAACCTGAGATGATTGATGACAACCACCATTTTAATAATGTGTGGTCTGTCAAGTGGATTCAAGATATCGCGATTGCCCATTCCGATTCTGTCGGTGGCACGACCCTGATGCATGAACTCGGTGCCGCCTGGATGATTCATATTCAGCATGTGGAATACAAGAACCAGGCCTTCCTAGGCGAAGAGATTCGTGGAACGACCTGGGTAGCCGCTTACGGCAAGGTTGCGACTTCGCGTCGCTGCCGGTTTGAACGCATTTCCGACGGTAAAGTTATTTTTGAATCGGATACGCAGTGGGTGCTGGTGGATGTCAAGCGTGGGCGTCCGATGGCGATTCCCGACGAAATGAAACGACTCTATGTCGGACATTAA
- a CDS encoding long-chain fatty acid--CoA ligase, translating to MESLQYTSLAQMFFANCDREDFAGWFHRKPGGWEHFSRTRLRNETQFIALALRNRGLSAGESIGIVANSSPEWIMADVACQLNQARVVPLFPNISTENFTFQCDDALVQVLLLYKLSDLSPSIRTLMSRFKAVICIDPESELPPNGIYWVDLLKEGESLSKRPESSLWLNDQMHALTLDDVFTIIYTSGSTGTPKGVELTHRNMLSQIQVIKCDFLQINRSEDVCLVVLPVAHAFERMSVYFYILYGAKVYFADTPRHIPECIHEISPTVMTVVPRILERLYENMTAAGEQIHGVQKFVFEHALTYAKNRNPLAHKSFVWKFYDKVVYNKLRKAMGGRFRLVISGGGALNKSICRFLLNVGFNVCEGYGLTECSPVVSVNRPGMARPGSVGQPLTHLQVKIGEHSEVLVKGDSVFKGYRNRDNLNAEIFTEDGFFRTGDQGYFDRDGYLYLTGRLKELLKTSTGKYVSPNPIELELSRHLLIEQALVIANDRKFTSALIFLNPVNAKRFLQRTEKDFSVQRALKSKRIRESIERHIERVNGKLNHWEQICKWTLIGDELTVESGLLTPTLKIRRSVAEARYAEEIEKMYEE from the coding sequence ATGGAGTCGTTGCAATATACATCGCTTGCGCAGATGTTCTTTGCGAATTGTGACCGCGAGGATTTCGCGGGCTGGTTCCATCGTAAACCCGGTGGCTGGGAACATTTTTCGCGAACGCGCCTGCGCAATGAAACGCAGTTCATAGCGCTTGCCTTAAGAAATCGAGGCCTTTCGGCAGGCGAAAGCATCGGAATCGTTGCAAACAGCAGTCCCGAATGGATAATGGCCGATGTGGCATGCCAACTCAACCAAGCTCGCGTGGTTCCGCTTTTCCCGAATATTTCGACAGAAAACTTCACATTTCAATGCGACGACGCCTTGGTGCAGGTGTTGCTCCTTTATAAATTAAGTGACCTTTCTCCGTCCATCCGCACGTTGATGTCCCGTTTCAAGGCGGTTATCTGCATCGATCCGGAGTCGGAACTTCCGCCGAACGGAATCTACTGGGTGGACCTTCTTAAAGAGGGCGAGTCGCTCTCGAAGCGGCCCGAGTCTTCTCTGTGGTTGAACGACCAGATGCATGCACTCACCTTGGATGACGTGTTTACGATTATCTATACGAGCGGCTCTACGGGAACTCCGAAAGGCGTGGAACTGACGCATCGAAACATGCTTTCCCAAATTCAGGTAATCAAGTGCGATTTCTTGCAGATAAACCGTTCTGAAGATGTCTGCCTGGTTGTCTTACCGGTGGCGCATGCTTTTGAGCGTATGTCGGTCTATTTTTATATTTTGTATGGGGCCAAGGTCTACTTTGCCGATACGCCGCGGCATATTCCTGAATGTATCCACGAAATCAGTCCGACTGTCATGACGGTGGTTCCGCGTATCCTGGAACGGCTCTACGAGAATATGACTGCCGCGGGCGAACAGATTCACGGAGTGCAGAAGTTTGTCTTTGAACACGCCCTTACCTATGCCAAGAATCGAAATCCATTGGCGCATAAAAGTTTTGTTTGGAAATTTTACGACAAGGTTGTCTACAACAAGCTGCGCAAGGCCATGGGCGGTCGTTTTCGCCTGGTGATTTCTGGCGGAGGGGCTTTGAACAAGTCTATTTGCCGATTCCTTTTGAATGTCGGGTTCAACGTGTGCGAAGGGTACGGCCTTACGGAGTGTTCTCCTGTTGTCAGCGTGAATCGACCGGGAATGGCTCGTCCGGGAAGCGTGGGGCAACCGCTGACACACTTGCAGGTTAAGATTGGCGAACACAGCGAAGTTCTGGTGAAAGGGGACAGTGTGTTCAAAGGATACCGTAACCGCGACAACTTGAATGCCGAAATCTTTACGGAAGATGGATTCTTTAGAACGGGCGACCAGGGGTATTTTGACCGCGACGGCTATCTGTATCTGACGGGTCGACTCAAGGAACTCCTGAAGACGAGTACTGGCAAGTACGTCAGCCCCAATCCCATTGAGCTGGAACTTTCTAGGCATTTGCTGATTGAACAGGCTTTGGTAATTGCCAACGACCGCAAGTTCACGTCGGCGCTGATTTTCCTGAACCCGGTGAATGCGAAACGTTTCTTGCAACGCACCGAGAAAGATTTCAGTGTCCAACGGGCGCTCAAGTCCAAGCGTATTCGCGAATCCATTGAACGGCATATCGAACGGGTCAACGGCAAGTTGAATCACTGGGAGCAGATTTGCAAGTGGACCTTGATCGGTGACGAACTTACGGTTGAATCGGGGCTACTGACGCCGACCTTGAAAATCCGGCGTTCCGTAGCCGAAGCGCGGTATGCCGAAGAAATCGAGAAGATGTACGAAGAATAG
- the sstT gene encoding serine/threonine transporter SstT, with translation MFKKLVSKYNGIKLNYRIAIAIAIGTLLGILLPGQKWIGELGVLFVGAMKGIAPILVFILIVNSLAMGKTTLDRRFGKVFAIYLVSTILASLIAISASFLFPQNLQLAHEATTSAILPKGIGEILNNLLVRAVSNPFEAITQANYIGILVWSVIFGIAIRNHANESTKNLLNDCAIAVTAIVRWFINLAPFGILGLIHSATATNGIGIFKTYGVLIGLLAGTMFFVTFVVAPLIVSFALKRDPYPLLIYCLKESGITALFTRSSAANIPVNMEACSKLKLDREFYSVSIPLGATINMNGAAITIAIMTLATAHTLGISVDFPTALTLCVVSTIGACGASGIAGGSLFLIPLACSFLGISNDIAMQVVGVGFIIGVVQDSLETALNSSTDVLYTAAAEYNGWIAEGKPLPRRFR, from the coding sequence ATGTTTAAAAAACTGGTTTCTAAGTACAACGGCATCAAGCTGAACTATCGTATCGCCATTGCTATCGCAATTGGCACCCTTCTCGGAATCCTGCTTCCCGGACAAAAATGGATTGGTGAACTCGGTGTCCTGTTCGTGGGAGCAATGAAGGGCATAGCCCCCATCCTTGTGTTCATCTTGATCGTGAACTCGCTTGCCATGGGCAAAACCACACTCGACCGCCGTTTCGGAAAAGTTTTCGCCATCTACCTGGTCAGCACCATTCTGGCTTCGCTTATCGCCATTTCAGCCAGTTTCCTTTTCCCGCAGAACCTGCAGCTCGCCCACGAGGCGACCACCTCGGCGATACTCCCCAAAGGAATCGGCGAAATTCTGAACAACTTGCTTGTCCGTGCAGTTTCAAACCCCTTCGAGGCGATTACACAAGCGAACTACATCGGTATCCTGGTCTGGTCGGTCATTTTCGGTATCGCCATCAGGAACCATGCCAACGAATCCACGAAGAACCTGCTCAACGACTGCGCCATCGCCGTGACCGCCATCGTCCGTTGGTTCATCAATCTCGCCCCGTTCGGCATTTTGGGATTGATCCATTCGGCGACTGCTACAAACGGTATCGGCATCTTCAAGACCTACGGAGTCCTGATCGGACTCCTTGCCGGAACAATGTTCTTTGTCACTTTTGTTGTGGCCCCGTTGATTGTGAGCTTCGCCCTCAAGCGCGACCCGTATCCGCTCCTGATTTACTGCCTCAAGGAAAGTGGAATTACGGCGCTATTTACCAGGAGCTCCGCCGCCAACATTCCCGTGAACATGGAAGCCTGCAGCAAGCTAAAGCTTGACCGCGAATTCTATTCCGTCTCGATTCCCCTGGGTGCAACCATCAATATGAACGGAGCGGCCATCACGATCGCCATTATGACCCTTGCTACGGCGCATACCCTGGGTATTTCGGTAGATTTCCCGACGGCATTGACTCTCTGCGTGGTTTCCACCATCGGTGCATGCGGTGCAAGCGGCATTGCCGGTGGATCCCTCTTCTTGATTCCGCTGGCCTGTTCCTTCCTTGGAATTTCCAACGACATCGCCATGCAGGTTGTCGGAGTCGGGTTCATTATCGGTGTTGTTCAAGATAGCCTTGAAACGGCCCTCAACTCCTCTACCGACGTACTTTATACCGCCGCCGCCGAGTACAACGGGTGGATCGCCGAAGGGAAACCGCTCCCCCGCAGATTCCGCTAG
- a CDS encoding sensor domain-containing diguanylate cyclase, producing the protein MTAYKRPIQQSIILGSALFITFMCFFLLLQSYQSFSKSLFQQYDDRLDNILNYVHSQIDADDLYNCVQTRETSEKYKQLQQTLNGMVDELELFYLYIVFTRDTLMVNVISATSQAERDRGETDMPLLDYSEAYPYEEIQKYNKVMEQSDIMFFEEDSEWGAAYTGCKPLANSSGKNYALICADISIASLHNTVNSYVFYNVMLTIILGLLFGLILIVWLRHNITGPILALEKSARRFAEKSRNHKDPTELVFDTPNIHTGNEVESLARAISQMSDDMRKYILSMMSAEEKIKSAQETAADMTLLAYKDALTHVGSKIAYDRAIRALEKEISENKIPFAIAMIDLNNLKNINDGYGHSNGNSYIYGACQIICSIFRHSPVFRIGGDEFVVILKNTDYDNRTELINQTKQKFSETESDNSREPWERFSAAVGIAEYRSGDSVDMVFKNADKDMYENKMTMKKKN; encoded by the coding sequence ATGACCGCATACAAAAGACCTATTCAACAAAGCATCATTCTGGGGAGCGCACTGTTCATCACGTTCATGTGCTTCTTTCTTTTGTTGCAATCCTACCAGTCCTTTTCGAAATCTTTGTTCCAGCAATACGACGACCGTCTGGACAATATCTTGAACTATGTACACAGCCAGATTGATGCCGACGACCTTTATAATTGCGTCCAGACCAGGGAAACTTCCGAGAAATACAAGCAGCTTCAGCAGACGCTGAACGGAATGGTTGATGAATTAGAGCTATTTTACCTCTACATCGTTTTCACCAGAGATACGTTGATGGTAAACGTAATCTCTGCCACGAGCCAAGCCGAGCGCGACCGTGGCGAAACGGACATGCCGCTTTTGGATTATTCGGAAGCATACCCCTACGAAGAAATCCAGAAATACAACAAAGTCATGGAACAGTCCGACATTATGTTTTTCGAGGAAGATTCTGAATGGGGAGCCGCCTATACAGGCTGCAAGCCGCTAGCGAATTCCAGCGGAAAAAATTACGCCCTCATTTGCGCCGACATTTCTATTGCATCCCTGCATAATACAGTCAATTCCTACGTATTTTACAATGTGATGCTTACAATCATTCTGGGATTGCTATTCGGCCTTATCTTGATTGTCTGGCTCCGCCACAATATCACGGGACCGATTCTCGCCCTAGAAAAAAGTGCCCGTAGATTCGCAGAAAAAAGCCGTAACCACAAGGATCCCACAGAACTAGTCTTCGATACGCCGAACATTCATACGGGAAACGAAGTTGAATCGTTGGCCAGAGCCATTTCTCAGATGTCAGATGATATGCGGAAATATATACTGAGCATGATGTCTGCAGAAGAAAAAATCAAGTCTGCCCAAGAGACGGCTGCGGACATGACGCTCTTGGCCTACAAGGACGCCTTGACCCATGTTGGAAGCAAGATTGCCTATGACAGGGCCATCAGGGCGCTAGAAAAAGAAATTTCAGAAAACAAGATTCCCTTTGCCATTGCGATGATCGACCTCAACAACTTGAAGAATATCAACGACGGCTATGGGCACTCGAACGGGAACAGCTATATCTATGGCGCATGCCAAATCATTTGCTCAATCTTTAGGCACTCCCCCGTGTTCCGAATCGGAGGCGACGAGTTCGTAGTCATCCTCAAGAACACGGACTATGACAACCGTACTGAACTCATCAACCAGACAAAACAGAAGTTCTCCGAAACCGAGAGCGACAACTCGAGGGAACCCTGGGAAAGGTTCTCTGCCGCCGTGGGTATCGCTGAATACCGTAGCGGAGATTCCGTAGACATGGTTTTCAAGAATGCCGACAAGGACATGTACGAAAACAAGATGACGATGAAAAAAAAGAATTAA
- a CDS encoding T9SS type A sorting domain-containing protein, whose translation MFGNIRNLTIVSAMALGMFATAVNAEKYEWGNVRFDGGGFVSAVIFHPKAENLLYARTDVGGIYRFEFDKKTWVPLMDWISENDVGLYGTEAFALDPNDPKRIYVLAGTGYFSKGRTAVLRSEDFGNTWDTSYVEMLAHGNGMGRQTGEKLAVDPNMGNIVLCGSRTKGVYKSTDYGKTWTSLYKVALSSATESSLNGVNGVSFVLFDPAQGKLADGSTATIYIGTSETKDNLQVSHDGGATWEVVKGVPTGLMPHRAKIVDGDMYVTFADGPGPYNIAKGGVYKYNIKAGTWTDITPFDDNEKEGGTIVHEKNECSYGGISIDPKDKNHIIVSTLGQYTGRHVTKDEKENYGDRIYTTTDGGKNWIHGQHYNDIPNIDANGTAWIPGNAIHWAGSLEINPFNNKEAWVTSGNGIFMTEDITAKVPVWKFMSKGIEETVPLDIVSIPNGPLVTAIGDYDGAAYANINESTPRHTPTIGTTQSMGYAPLSGSLLRTGTITKYYTYESKNFFVMYRSDDMGATWDSLKTELKGEKGLVVLSADGKVILHRPDQSATVYRSDDNGASWTAVETGTQTQYARIVADPADPKTFYVMNAMGTLYKSTDAGKNFVAQDARLQNEGAGEYYNGAGLIRTVPKKEGHLWVPMDQAQVWLPKGFSENGLAYTEDGGKSWNHCEGASTAISVGIGKAKEGSDYETIFIWGAAKSGDPIGIYRSTDKCKTFERINDDMHQFGGPGNGQFVQGDMNNFGVVYMSTVGRGTIVGAPEGTKFVTKISRINVSSSTFMQLEKRTLHVNAPANSTVELYAANGKLAFSTEIGSNAAISLNKLPVGKYMARLKDASGKTLQHRVLVIK comes from the coding sequence ATGTTTGGAAACATCAGGAACTTGACAATCGTTTCGGCTATGGCGCTCGGAATGTTCGCCACGGCCGTAAACGCCGAAAAATACGAATGGGGAAACGTCCGCTTTGACGGAGGCGGATTCGTTTCGGCCGTAATTTTCCACCCGAAGGCCGAAAACCTGCTTTACGCCCGCACCGACGTGGGCGGCATCTACCGCTTTGAATTTGACAAGAAGACCTGGGTCCCGTTAATGGACTGGATTTCCGAGAACGATGTGGGCCTTTACGGAACAGAAGCCTTTGCACTCGACCCGAACGACCCGAAGCGCATTTACGTGCTGGCCGGCACGGGTTACTTTAGCAAAGGGCGCACCGCCGTGCTCCGCAGCGAAGATTTCGGCAACACTTGGGACACTAGCTACGTGGAAATGCTCGCCCACGGCAACGGCATGGGCCGCCAGACCGGCGAAAAACTGGCCGTAGACCCGAACATGGGCAACATCGTTCTTTGCGGTAGCCGCACCAAGGGCGTGTACAAGAGCACCGACTACGGTAAAACTTGGACCAGCCTTTACAAGGTCGCCCTTTCCTCCGCAACCGAAAGCAGCCTGAACGGCGTGAATGGCGTGAGTTTCGTCCTTTTCGACCCGGCTCAGGGCAAGCTCGCCGACGGCAGCACCGCGACAATCTACATCGGCACTTCTGAAACCAAGGATAACCTGCAGGTGAGCCACGACGGCGGTGCCACTTGGGAAGTCGTCAAGGGAGTTCCCACAGGCCTGATGCCGCACCGCGCCAAAATCGTGGACGGCGACATGTATGTAACCTTTGCCGACGGCCCGGGCCCGTACAACATCGCCAAGGGCGGTGTCTACAAGTACAACATCAAGGCAGGCACTTGGACCGACATTACCCCGTTTGATGATAACGAAAAAGAAGGCGGAACCATCGTTCACGAAAAGAATGAATGTTCCTACGGTGGCATCTCTATCGACCCCAAGGACAAGAACCACATCATCGTTTCTACTCTCGGCCAGTACACCGGACGCCACGTGACCAAAGACGAAAAGGAAAACTACGGCGACCGCATCTACACCACGACTGACGGCGGCAAGAACTGGATTCACGGTCAACATTACAACGACATTCCAAACATCGACGCCAATGGTACCGCCTGGATTCCTGGTAACGCCATCCACTGGGCCGGTTCTCTGGAAATCAACCCCTTCAACAACAAGGAAGCCTGGGTCACCAGCGGCAACGGCATCTTTATGACCGAAGACATTACCGCCAAGGTTCCCGTGTGGAAGTTCATGTCCAAAGGTATCGAAGAAACGGTTCCGCTCGACATCGTGAGCATTCCAAACGGCCCGCTCGTCACCGCAATTGGCGACTACGATGGCGCTGCCTACGCGAACATCAATGAAAGCACCCCGCGCCACACCCCGACAATCGGCACCACGCAGAGCATGGGTTACGCCCCGCTCAGCGGATCATTGCTGCGTACCGGAACAATCACCAAGTACTACACCTACGAATCCAAGAACTTCTTCGTGATGTACCGCTCTGACGACATGGGCGCCACTTGGGATTCCCTGAAAACCGAACTCAAGGGGGAAAAGGGACTTGTCGTGCTTTCTGCTGACGGCAAGGTGATTCTCCACCGCCCCGACCAGAGTGCAACCGTCTACCGTTCCGACGACAACGGTGCCAGCTGGACCGCTGTCGAAACCGGCACGCAGACGCAGTACGCCCGCATTGTGGCCGACCCGGCTGACCCGAAAACATTCTACGTCATGAATGCCATGGGCACCCTCTACAAGTCTACCGACGCCGGCAAGAACTTTGTCGCCCAGGACGCCCGCCTGCAAAACGAAGGTGCTGGAGAATACTATAATGGCGCAGGTCTCATCCGCACCGTCCCGAAGAAAGAAGGCCACCTGTGGGTTCCGATGGACCAGGCACAAGTCTGGCTCCCCAAGGGCTTTAGCGAAAACGGACTTGCCTACACCGAAGACGGCGGCAAGAGCTGGAACCACTGCGAAGGCGCATCTACAGCGATTTCCGTGGGTATCGGCAAGGCAAAAGAAGGCTCCGATTACGAAACCATCTTTATCTGGGGTGCCGCAAAATCGGGCGACCCGATCGGCATCTACCGCAGCACCGACAAGTGCAAGACCTTCGAACGCATTAACGACGACATGCACCAGTTCGGCGGCCCGGGTAACGGACAGTTCGTACAGGGCGACATGAACAACTTCGGCGTCGTGTACATGAGCACGGTCGGCCGCGGCACCATCGTGGGAGCACCCGAAGGCACCAAGTTCGTCACAAAGATTTCCCGCATCAATGTTTCGAGCAGCACCTTCATGCAACTTGAAAAGCGTACGCTCCATGTGAACGCCCCGGCAAACAGTACCGTCGAACTCTACGCCGCAAACGGCAAGCTCGCCTTCAGTACCGAAATCGGCAGCAACGCTGCTATCAGCCTGAACAAGCTCCCCGTAGGCAAGTACATGGCCCGCCTGAAGGATGCTAGCGGCAAAACGCTCCAGCACAGGGTTCTCGTTATCAAGTAA
- a CDS encoding sialate O-acetylesterase, translating into MKKFLLGAAFAMALSQVNAAPDPNFHIYLAFGQSNMEGQGDVGQQDKTVDERFQVLWAADNGSCSGKTKGKWSTAVPPLAHCQGAKLGPTDYFGRTMVEKTDPQIKVGVIVVAVAGCSIQLFDKDSYANYAKTQQSWMTQRINTYGGNPYGRLIEMAKKAQEEGVIKGIIFHQGETDAGDGQWPSKVKRVYDNIIKDLGLENDIPFLAGEVLRSGVSKGANNNIAKLPQQSKNFYVVSSEGFNQALNDGQNVHFTSQEYRDFGKRYAEKMIEVLGDKLKPVAESSSSAAESSSSEVASSSSEAKSSSSHSHHGVSSSSEAGTGIAQANHFAGGALTVNKAGNVQLSLAKATQLTVKVYSSLGKEVLDLSGNYAGTNTLVLADRLPAGRYVVSAQGEGFKATKPVMVK; encoded by the coding sequence ATGAAAAAATTTCTTTTAGGAGCAGCCTTCGCAATGGCTCTTTCTCAAGTAAACGCAGCCCCGGACCCGAATTTCCACATCTATCTCGCCTTTGGCCAGTCCAACATGGAAGGTCAGGGCGATGTCGGGCAACAGGACAAGACGGTTGACGAACGTTTCCAGGTTCTCTGGGCGGCCGACAATGGCTCCTGTTCCGGGAAGACCAAGGGCAAATGGTCTACTGCCGTGCCTCCGCTTGCGCACTGTCAGGGTGCAAAACTCGGCCCCACGGACTATTTTGGTCGTACCATGGTCGAAAAGACGGACCCCCAGATCAAGGTGGGCGTCATTGTGGTCGCTGTCGCAGGGTGCAGCATCCAGTTGTTCGACAAGGACTCCTACGCAAATTATGCTAAAACACAGCAGAGCTGGATGACCCAGCGAATCAACACCTATGGCGGCAACCCTTATGGTCGCCTGATTGAGATGGCCAAGAAGGCCCAGGAAGAAGGCGTTATCAAGGGCATCATCTTCCACCAGGGCGAAACCGATGCCGGCGATGGCCAGTGGCCTTCCAAGGTCAAGAGGGTCTACGACAACATTATCAAGGATTTAGGCCTCGAAAACGACATTCCGTTCCTCGCGGGCGAAGTGCTGCGCAGCGGCGTGAGCAAGGGCGCGAACAACAACATTGCCAAGCTTCCGCAGCAGTCCAAGAACTTCTACGTGGTGTCTTCCGAAGGCTTCAACCAGGCTCTGAACGATGGTCAGAACGTACACTTCACCTCGCAGGAATACCGCGACTTCGGCAAGCGCTACGCCGAAAAGATGATCGAGGTCCTGGGTGACAAGCTCAAACCCGTTGCAGAATCCAGCAGCAGCGCGGCTGAATCCAGCAGTAGCGAAGTCGCCTCCAGCTCTAGCGAAGCAAAATCCAGCTCCAGCCATAGCCATCACGGAGTTTCTTCTTCGTCAGAGGCAGGTACGGGCATTGCGCAGGCAAACCACTTTGCGGGCGGGGCGCTTACGGTGAACAAAGCCGGCAATGTGCAGTTGAGCCTCGCCAAGGCAACGCAGCTCACCGTCAAGGTTTACTCTAGCCTCGGCAAGGAAGTGCTGGACTTGAGTGGCAACTACGCCGGAACCAACACCCTGGTGCTTGCAGACAGACTCCCGGCCGGGCGCTACGTAGTCAGTGCCCAGGGCGAGGGGTTCAAGGCCACTAAGCCTGTAATGGTAAAATAG
- the tsaA gene encoding tRNA (N6-threonylcarbamoyladenosine(37)-N6)-methyltransferase TrmO — MQFDEITFKVIARIRSDFPDKFGIPRQSGLLKNLRSTIVFEPEFRNADALRGLEGFSHLWLLWIFSENVRDTWKPTVRPPRLGGNTRLGVFATRSSFRPNPLAMSCVKIEKINLMGEGAPSITVSGADLMDGTSIVDIKPYLPYADSVPEATGGFAEAVRFKKLEVEFAAEAQAVLEGTGFAPGKLAPELLEGTRFAPDAAGIPEVSGAAGVKFPAEKKAALVELLSEDPRPAYQRSADRIYGIRFAGFEIKFQVQGDHLTVVAILPLQA, encoded by the coding sequence GTGCAATTTGACGAGATAACTTTCAAGGTCATTGCCCGCATCAGGAGCGATTTTCCGGACAAGTTCGGGATTCCGCGGCAGAGCGGGCTCTTGAAGAATTTGCGTTCGACGATTGTCTTTGAGCCGGAATTCAGGAATGCCGACGCGTTGCGCGGGCTGGAAGGCTTTAGCCACTTGTGGCTCTTGTGGATTTTTTCGGAGAACGTTCGCGATACCTGGAAGCCGACGGTACGCCCGCCCCGTCTTGGTGGCAATACGCGGCTGGGCGTGTTTGCGACGCGCAGTAGCTTTAGGCCGAATCCCTTGGCCATGAGCTGCGTCAAAATCGAGAAAATCAACCTGATGGGGGAGGGCGCGCCCTCCATTACGGTCAGCGGCGCCGACCTCATGGACGGCACGTCTATAGTAGACATCAAGCCCTACTTGCCGTACGCCGATTCCGTGCCCGAGGCCACAGGCGGTTTTGCCGAGGCGGTGCGCTTTAAAAAGCTCGAAGTCGAATTTGCCGCCGAGGCGCAAGCAGTTCTTGAAGGCACGGGATTTGCGCCCGGAAAATTGGCTCCGGAATTGCTCGAAGGCACGAGATTTGCGCCCGATGCTGCCGGTATCCCTGAAGTATCTGGTGCCGCCGGCGTAAAATTCCCCGCAGAAAAAAAGGCAGCTCTTGTGGAGCTGCTTTCCGAAGACCCGCGGCCCGCGTACCAGAGGTCCGCCGACCGCATTTACGGCATCAGGTTCGCCGGCTTCGAAATCAAGTTTCAAGTGCAGGGCGACCACCTGACGGTCGTCGCTATTTTACCATTACAGGCTTAG